One genomic region from Desulfocurvibacter africanus subsp. africanus DSM 2603 encodes:
- the clpX gene encoding ATP-dependent Clp protease ATP-binding subunit ClpX gives MAKNSHLPPDLCCSFCGKVQEEVQRLIAGPEVYICDECVSLCNEIIAQESVSEGLEDGRLLTPQEIKDQLDEHVIGQEQAKKVLSVAVHNHYKRVYYADTAGEDVEIDKSNILLLGPTGCGKTLLAQTLARVLKVPFAIADATTLTEAGYVGEDVENILVQLLQNADYDIEAASRGIVYIDEIDKIARKGDSPSITRDVSGEGVQQALLKIIEGTDANIPPKGGRKHPQQEFIRLNTSNILFIMGGAFIGLDKIIQQRMRGGAMGFGAKVEGKRELSISELLRFAHPNDLVKFGMIPEFVGRVPVVTSLIDLGEDDLVRVLTEPKNALVKQYQKLFELDKVRLRFTANALRGIAQQAILRKTGARGLRNVMESIMLEIMFRLPSMTGVKECVINKSVVEKGVDPLLFYHQEAKSA, from the coding sequence ATGGCCAAGAATTCGCATTTGCCCCCGGATCTCTGCTGCTCCTTCTGCGGCAAGGTCCAAGAAGAGGTGCAGCGCCTCATCGCCGGACCCGAGGTTTATATCTGCGACGAGTGCGTCTCGCTTTGCAACGAGATCATCGCCCAGGAATCCGTCTCCGAGGGCCTCGAGGATGGCCGCCTGCTTACCCCGCAGGAGATCAAGGACCAGCTGGATGAGCACGTCATTGGCCAGGAGCAGGCCAAGAAAGTCCTCTCCGTGGCTGTGCACAACCACTATAAGCGTGTCTACTACGCCGATACCGCCGGCGAGGACGTGGAGATCGACAAGTCCAACATCCTGCTGCTTGGCCCCACGGGCTGCGGCAAGACTCTGTTGGCCCAGACGCTGGCGCGCGTTCTCAAGGTTCCCTTCGCCATCGCCGACGCCACGACCCTGACCGAGGCGGGCTATGTGGGCGAGGACGTGGAGAACATCCTGGTTCAGCTCCTGCAGAACGCGGACTATGATATCGAGGCCGCCAGCCGTGGTATCGTCTACATCGACGAAATCGATAAGATAGCGCGCAAGGGCGATTCGCCTTCGATCACCCGCGATGTGTCGGGCGAGGGCGTGCAGCAGGCTCTGCTCAAGATCATCGAGGGCACCGATGCCAACATCCCGCCCAAGGGTGGCCGCAAGCATCCGCAGCAGGAGTTCATCCGCCTGAATACCTCGAACATCCTGTTCATCATGGGCGGAGCGTTCATCGGCCTGGACAAGATCATCCAGCAGCGCATGCGCGGCGGAGCCATGGGCTTCGGCGCCAAGGTGGAGGGCAAGCGCGAGCTGAGCATAAGCGAGCTCCTGCGCTTCGCGCATCCCAACGATCTGGTCAAGTTCGGCATGATTCCGGAGTTCGTGGGCCGCGTGCCCGTGGTGACCTCACTGATCGACCTGGGCGAGGACGATCTGGTGCGTGTGCTCACCGAGCCCAAGAACGCCCTGGTCAAGCAGTACCAGAAGCTCTTCGAACTGGATAAGGTCAGACTGCGCTTCACGGCCAACGCCCTGCGCGGCATTGCCCAACAAGCCATTCTGCGTAAGACCGGCGCCCGAGGCCTGCGCAACGTGATGGAGAGCATCATGCTCGAAATCATGTTCCGTCTGCCGTCCATGACCGGGGTCAAGGAGTGCGTCATCAATAAATCGGTGGTGGAAAAGGGCGTGGATCCATTGCTCTTCTATCATCAGGAAGCCAAGTCGGCCTAG